One window from the genome of Solea solea chromosome 2, fSolSol10.1, whole genome shotgun sequence encodes:
- the LOC131455441 gene encoding protein SON isoform X1: MAANIEQIFQDFILSKIREIEDQNEDKTAVEGAGAASETVRDEIAPSDREKQEDVRRSGSQKKHKKHKKHKSKKKKRNRENEKESSSESGAELEGTKHQTRRGTPADVDMEQGEDKQSKSKSHKRHSSGKRKKKKRKRKGDDNSSDSDSPYMSRQRDSKCRRASSPRRREELPDIIPKQDSSNKGRRDEENHGRRSRSLSPSHSNYRSHSRSVRRSSRSRCGHHHQRSRTRSLSSSQCHRTRSSSSEKRGAVDMSAKVPSKSHEPPVLASSPTPRNIKTEELTDSPPTELHSQDQCKMPAEKKAEETTQQLAAGCGISQSALNKSIVTEPKQTAEPIISQLKASENLNTDRKSPAKKKKKKMSKSPQRSKDGKSSKNKKRSRSPCRSHRRGSRSHSRLRRTKSRSRSGGRTSRRSRSRSRSASRSRRRAPYSQRDRWKREPSHSPVLILRKDRSPTRKHDSSSNSPHRITELDKEQLLEIAKANAAAMCAKAGMPIPASLRSTVLPLALPSMAMNAAVASMTAATMTAALSNMGSLSSLLALPSITNKPPPAAAAAAQPNMASLEEVKRKVAKQANSISIKEFTDKCKMIVDSKGELPVAVPHVSDEEEDGKPFGGSALREQKAISFNINNTAVRPTVRSDAGIAKEFPVSSGCQHRKKEGETLGAYGEWVPVDKTADKTAGASRKAQSHIPTSSTTLSSSAKAAAVAAGSPEAVEQPAPVNDSVFPDPVQQPVDISQAVTERIKAQRRLAENPYDVSAICMLNRAQEQVDAWAQSNTVPGLFTGSTGAQVLTSEELSNSGPQAWLKKDQFLRAAPVSGGVGEFLMRKMGWRTGEGLGRNREGTVEPIIIDFKVDRKGLVAEGEKPQKQTGGLVVTKDLMGKHPVSALIELCNKRRIMQPEFVMVHHSGPDHRKNFLFKVTLNGVDYQPQTASPNKKHAKAMAATVALQALGEVPADGPGLYTGPVFTAASTGPLFST, translated from the exons ATGGCGGCCAACATAGAACAAATCTTTCAGGACTTCATATTGAGTAAAATCAGAGAAATTGAAGACCAGAATGAAGACAAAAC AGCTGTTGAAGGAGCAGGAGCTGCCAGTGAGACGGTTAGAGATGAGATAGCCCCCTCAGACAGAGAGAAGCAGGAAGACGTGAGGCGCAGTGGTTCACAGAAGAAacataaaaagcacaaaaaacataaaagtaagaagaagaaaaggaacagAGAGAACGAAAAGGAAAGCAGCTCAGAGTCTGGGGCAGAACTGGAAGGAACCAAACATCAGACaag AAGAGGAACACCAGCAGATGTGGATATGGAACAAG GTGAGGATAAGCAGAGCAAGTCCAAATCCCACAAGCGGCACTCATcagggaagaggaagaagaagaagagaaagaggaaaggtGATGACAACTCATCAGATTCTGACTCCCCATACATGTCAAGACAGAGGGACAGTAAATGTCGTCGAGCCTCCTCGCCAAGGCGACGAGAGGAGCTGCCTGATATAATCCCCAAACAG GACAGCTCCAATAAAGGAAGAAGAGATGAGGAGAATCAtgggaggaggagcagatccCTCTCACCGTCACATTCCAATTATCGTTCGCATTCCCGTTCAGTAAGGAGAAGCTCACGTTCACGGTGTGGACACCACCACCAAAGATCAAGGACTCGCTCTTTGTCCAGTTCACAATGCCACAGGACCCGGTCAAG CTCCTCAGAGAAGAGAGGAGCTGTTGACATGTCCGCTAAGGTTCCTTCAAAAAGCCATGAGCCACCTGTGCTGGCCTCCAGTCCGACTCCAAGAAACATCAAAACAGAGGAGCTGACAGATTCACCGCCTACAGAGTTACATAGCCAAGACCAGTGTAAAATGCCAGCAGAGAAGAAAGCagaggaaacaacacaacaattag CTGCAGGTTGTGGCATATCCCAATCTGCACTGAACAAGTCCATAGTGACTGAACCCAAGCAGACCGCTGAGCCCATCATTTCTCAGCTGAAAGcatcagaaaaccttaacaCAGACCGAAAATCAccagcaaagaagaagaagaagaaaatgtccaAGTCTCCACAGAGGAGCAAAGATGGAAAGTCgtcaaaaaataagaaaagatcCAGGTCCCCATGTAGGAGCCACAGGAGGGGATCCAGATCTCACAGCCGTTTAAGGAGGACAAAATCCAGATCAAG GTCAGGCGGCCGGACGTCCAGGAGGTCACGCTCACGCTCCAGGTCAGCGTCACGGAGTCGGAGGAGGGCGCCTTACAGTCAGAGGGATCGCTGGAAACGAGAGCCAAGTCACTCACCCGTACTCATCCTCCGCAAAGATAGATCCCCTACAAGGAAACATGATAGCTCGAGCAACAGTCCTCACCGCATTACTGAACTAG ATAAGGAGCAGCTGTTGGAAATTGCCAAGGCCAATGCTGCTGCCATGTGTGCCAAAGCAGGTATGCCCATTCCTGCCAGCCTGAGGTCCACAGTGCTTCCCCTGGCTCTGCCCAGTATGGCTATGAACGCCGCAGTGGCCAGTATGACTGCCG CCACCATGACGGCAGCCTTGTCAAACATGGGTTCTCTGTCTTCACTGCTCGCACTGCCCTCTATAACCAACAAAcctccccctgctgctgctgctgctgctcagcccaACATGGCTTCTTTGGAGGAAGTGAAGAGGAAAGTGGCAAAGCAGGCcaacagcatcagcatcaaGGAGTTTACTGAT AAATGTAAGATGATTGTGGACAGTAAAGGAGAGCTGCCGGTGGCTGTTCCTCATGTGtcagatgaagaggaggatgggAAACCATTTGGAGGATCAGCTCTTCGGGAGCAAAAAGCCATCAGCTTCAACATCAAT AACACAGCAGTTCGCCCTACAGTGCGCAGTGATGCCGGCATAGCCAAGGAGTTTCCTGTGTCTTCGGGGTGCCAGCATCGGAAGAAG GAGGGCGAGACATTGGGTGCCTACGGAGAATGGGTTCCAGTGGACAAAACAGCAGACAAGACTGCAGGTGCCTCCAGGAAGGCCCAGAGTCACATTCCCACATCATCTACCACCTTGTCATCATCAGCCAAAGCTGCGGCAGTGGCAGCAGGGTCACCAGAGGCTGTCGAACAACCAGCACCTGTTAATGACAGCGTTTTTCCTGACCCAGTGCAGCAG CCAGTAGATATCTCTCAGGCTGTAACCGAGAGAATCAAAGCTCAGAGGCGTTTGGCTGAGAATCCATATGATGTCAGTGCGATCTGCATGCTCAACCGAGCACAAGAGCAG GTGGATGCATGGGCCCAGTCCAACACTGTCCCCGGTCTCTTTACTGGTTCTACTGGAGCACAGGTCCTCACCTCAGAGGAGCTGTCCAACAGTGGACCACAAGCATGGCTGAAGAAG GACCAGTTCCTTAGGGCGGCTCCAGTGTCAGGGGGTGTGGGGGAGTTTCTGATGAGGAAGATGGGCTGGAGGACGGGGGAGGGCCTAGGGAGGAACCGTGAGGGTACCGTGGAGCCAATCATCATTGACTTCAAAGTGGACCGCAAAG GACTGGTTGCTGAAGGAGAGAAGCCACAGAAGCAGACGGGAGGACTGGTGGTAACCAAGGATCTAATGG GTAAACACCCAGTGTCCGCTCTCATTGAGCTGTGCAACAAGAGGCGGATCATGCAGCCTGAGTTTGTCATGGTTCACCACAGTGGTCCTGACCATCGCAAGAATTTTCTCTTCAAG GTCACATTGAATGGTGTGGACTACCAACCACAGACAGCAAGCCCAAACAAGAAACATGCCAAGGCCATGGCAGCTACAGTTGCCTTGCAGGCTCTGGGAGAG GTTCCTGCTGATGGACCAGGACTCTACACTGGCCCTGTCTTCACTGCTGCTTCTACTGGCCCTTTGTTCTCTACATAG
- the LOC131455441 gene encoding protein SON isoform X2: MKTKRFLRALRFPLAIKTAVEGAGAASETVRDEIAPSDREKQEDVRRSGSQKKHKKHKKHKSKKKKRNRENEKESSSESGAELEGTKHQTRRGTPADVDMEQGEDKQSKSKSHKRHSSGKRKKKKRKRKGDDNSSDSDSPYMSRQRDSKCRRASSPRRREELPDIIPKQDSSNKGRRDEENHGRRSRSLSPSHSNYRSHSRSVRRSSRSRCGHHHQRSRTRSLSSSQCHRTRSSSSEKRGAVDMSAKVPSKSHEPPVLASSPTPRNIKTEELTDSPPTELHSQDQCKMPAEKKAEETTQQLAAGCGISQSALNKSIVTEPKQTAEPIISQLKASENLNTDRKSPAKKKKKKMSKSPQRSKDGKSSKNKKRSRSPCRSHRRGSRSHSRLRRTKSRSRSGGRTSRRSRSRSRSASRSRRRAPYSQRDRWKREPSHSPVLILRKDRSPTRKHDSSSNSPHRITELDKEQLLEIAKANAAAMCAKAGMPIPASLRSTVLPLALPSMAMNAAVASMTAATMTAALSNMGSLSSLLALPSITNKPPPAAAAAAQPNMASLEEVKRKVAKQANSISIKEFTDKCKMIVDSKGELPVAVPHVSDEEEDGKPFGGSALREQKAISFNINNTAVRPTVRSDAGIAKEFPVSSGCQHRKKEGETLGAYGEWVPVDKTADKTAGASRKAQSHIPTSSTTLSSSAKAAAVAAGSPEAVEQPAPVNDSVFPDPVQQPVDISQAVTERIKAQRRLAENPYDVSAICMLNRAQEQVDAWAQSNTVPGLFTGSTGAQVLTSEELSNSGPQAWLKKDQFLRAAPVSGGVGEFLMRKMGWRTGEGLGRNREGTVEPIIIDFKVDRKGLVAEGEKPQKQTGGLVVTKDLMGKHPVSALIELCNKRRIMQPEFVMVHHSGPDHRKNFLFKVTLNGVDYQPQTASPNKKHAKAMAATVALQALGEVPADGPGLYTGPVFTAASTGPLFST; encoded by the exons ATGAAGACAAAAC GTTTCCTACgggctctccggtttcctctgGCCATCAAAAC AGCTGTTGAAGGAGCAGGAGCTGCCAGTGAGACGGTTAGAGATGAGATAGCCCCCTCAGACAGAGAGAAGCAGGAAGACGTGAGGCGCAGTGGTTCACAGAAGAAacataaaaagcacaaaaaacataaaagtaagaagaagaaaaggaacagAGAGAACGAAAAGGAAAGCAGCTCAGAGTCTGGGGCAGAACTGGAAGGAACCAAACATCAGACaag AAGAGGAACACCAGCAGATGTGGATATGGAACAAG GTGAGGATAAGCAGAGCAAGTCCAAATCCCACAAGCGGCACTCATcagggaagaggaagaagaagaagagaaagaggaaaggtGATGACAACTCATCAGATTCTGACTCCCCATACATGTCAAGACAGAGGGACAGTAAATGTCGTCGAGCCTCCTCGCCAAGGCGACGAGAGGAGCTGCCTGATATAATCCCCAAACAG GACAGCTCCAATAAAGGAAGAAGAGATGAGGAGAATCAtgggaggaggagcagatccCTCTCACCGTCACATTCCAATTATCGTTCGCATTCCCGTTCAGTAAGGAGAAGCTCACGTTCACGGTGTGGACACCACCACCAAAGATCAAGGACTCGCTCTTTGTCCAGTTCACAATGCCACAGGACCCGGTCAAG CTCCTCAGAGAAGAGAGGAGCTGTTGACATGTCCGCTAAGGTTCCTTCAAAAAGCCATGAGCCACCTGTGCTGGCCTCCAGTCCGACTCCAAGAAACATCAAAACAGAGGAGCTGACAGATTCACCGCCTACAGAGTTACATAGCCAAGACCAGTGTAAAATGCCAGCAGAGAAGAAAGCagaggaaacaacacaacaattag CTGCAGGTTGTGGCATATCCCAATCTGCACTGAACAAGTCCATAGTGACTGAACCCAAGCAGACCGCTGAGCCCATCATTTCTCAGCTGAAAGcatcagaaaaccttaacaCAGACCGAAAATCAccagcaaagaagaagaagaagaaaatgtccaAGTCTCCACAGAGGAGCAAAGATGGAAAGTCgtcaaaaaataagaaaagatcCAGGTCCCCATGTAGGAGCCACAGGAGGGGATCCAGATCTCACAGCCGTTTAAGGAGGACAAAATCCAGATCAAG GTCAGGCGGCCGGACGTCCAGGAGGTCACGCTCACGCTCCAGGTCAGCGTCACGGAGTCGGAGGAGGGCGCCTTACAGTCAGAGGGATCGCTGGAAACGAGAGCCAAGTCACTCACCCGTACTCATCCTCCGCAAAGATAGATCCCCTACAAGGAAACATGATAGCTCGAGCAACAGTCCTCACCGCATTACTGAACTAG ATAAGGAGCAGCTGTTGGAAATTGCCAAGGCCAATGCTGCTGCCATGTGTGCCAAAGCAGGTATGCCCATTCCTGCCAGCCTGAGGTCCACAGTGCTTCCCCTGGCTCTGCCCAGTATGGCTATGAACGCCGCAGTGGCCAGTATGACTGCCG CCACCATGACGGCAGCCTTGTCAAACATGGGTTCTCTGTCTTCACTGCTCGCACTGCCCTCTATAACCAACAAAcctccccctgctgctgctgctgctgctcagcccaACATGGCTTCTTTGGAGGAAGTGAAGAGGAAAGTGGCAAAGCAGGCcaacagcatcagcatcaaGGAGTTTACTGAT AAATGTAAGATGATTGTGGACAGTAAAGGAGAGCTGCCGGTGGCTGTTCCTCATGTGtcagatgaagaggaggatgggAAACCATTTGGAGGATCAGCTCTTCGGGAGCAAAAAGCCATCAGCTTCAACATCAAT AACACAGCAGTTCGCCCTACAGTGCGCAGTGATGCCGGCATAGCCAAGGAGTTTCCTGTGTCTTCGGGGTGCCAGCATCGGAAGAAG GAGGGCGAGACATTGGGTGCCTACGGAGAATGGGTTCCAGTGGACAAAACAGCAGACAAGACTGCAGGTGCCTCCAGGAAGGCCCAGAGTCACATTCCCACATCATCTACCACCTTGTCATCATCAGCCAAAGCTGCGGCAGTGGCAGCAGGGTCACCAGAGGCTGTCGAACAACCAGCACCTGTTAATGACAGCGTTTTTCCTGACCCAGTGCAGCAG CCAGTAGATATCTCTCAGGCTGTAACCGAGAGAATCAAAGCTCAGAGGCGTTTGGCTGAGAATCCATATGATGTCAGTGCGATCTGCATGCTCAACCGAGCACAAGAGCAG GTGGATGCATGGGCCCAGTCCAACACTGTCCCCGGTCTCTTTACTGGTTCTACTGGAGCACAGGTCCTCACCTCAGAGGAGCTGTCCAACAGTGGACCACAAGCATGGCTGAAGAAG GACCAGTTCCTTAGGGCGGCTCCAGTGTCAGGGGGTGTGGGGGAGTTTCTGATGAGGAAGATGGGCTGGAGGACGGGGGAGGGCCTAGGGAGGAACCGTGAGGGTACCGTGGAGCCAATCATCATTGACTTCAAAGTGGACCGCAAAG GACTGGTTGCTGAAGGAGAGAAGCCACAGAAGCAGACGGGAGGACTGGTGGTAACCAAGGATCTAATGG GTAAACACCCAGTGTCCGCTCTCATTGAGCTGTGCAACAAGAGGCGGATCATGCAGCCTGAGTTTGTCATGGTTCACCACAGTGGTCCTGACCATCGCAAGAATTTTCTCTTCAAG GTCACATTGAATGGTGTGGACTACCAACCACAGACAGCAAGCCCAAACAAGAAACATGCCAAGGCCATGGCAGCTACAGTTGCCTTGCAGGCTCTGGGAGAG GTTCCTGCTGATGGACCAGGACTCTACACTGGCCCTGTCTTCACTGCTGCTTCTACTGGCCCTTTGTTCTCTACATAG